Below is a window of Apodemus sylvaticus chromosome 5, mApoSyl1.1, whole genome shotgun sequence DNA.
GCCACTTTCCAAACCAGAACCAGACTGAGAACTGCTGGCAGAACGACCTGGACTTCCACCGCTGTGAGAAATCCGCAGTGACGGCCAAGGGGTGTGAAGTCTCCGTGTGTGAGCGGTACCGGCATGTGCACAAGTCCCTCTGCCCCGTGTCATGGGTCTCAGCCTGGGATGACCACATAGCCAAAGGCACATTTCCCAGGAGGATCTGACCCGGCTCCGCCCAcctctcctctgttctttgtctttctccccaGATAGGAAAGCGGAACCTCAGTATATGATGGTCC
It encodes the following:
- the LOC127684115 gene encoding cytochrome c oxidase subunit 6B1-like, which translates into the protein MAEDIKTKIKNYKTNPFDSHFPNQNQTENCWQNDLDFHRCEKSAVTAKGCEVSVCERYRHVHKSLCPVSWVSAWDDHIAKGTFPRRI